From Silene latifolia isolate original U9 population unplaced genomic scaffold, ASM4854445v1 scaffold_75, whole genome shotgun sequence, one genomic window encodes:
- the LOC141640260 gene encoding uncharacterized protein LOC141640260, with product MKNILPKGIINRVEATCRNFLWDGSAEYRRSPLVAWDKICRPKDEGGLGLKDQETWNKAMVGRLVDLVFEKKDTIWVHWVTANYLRGQSWLEYKPSSNSSWVWRCIYKVKQEIVAGYNDGHWHIQNEGYTPSNCYKWLRGSKPEVAWRKVIWNSWSLPKHKFVGWLWAHEALNTNSKLIMYGVAAEDKCWLCGQAAETQTHLIFNCMFCRKLVQVLNQCTGLHPCD from the coding sequence ATGAAGAATATCCTACCAAAGGGGATTATAAATAGAGTGGAAGCTACTTGTCGGAATTTTTTATGGGATGGCAGTGCTGAGTATAGAAGGTCCCCCCTAGTGGCTTGGGATAAAATTTGCAGACCAAAGGATGAAGGGGGCCTGGGGCTTAAAGACCAGGAGACTTGGAACAAAGCTATGGTGGGTAGGCTAGTGGATTTGGTGTTTGAGAAGAAAGATACAATTTGGGTCCACTGGGTGACAGCAAACTACCTGAGGGGCCAGAGCTGGCTTGAGTATAAACCTAGTAGTAATTCTAGTTGGGTATGGAGATGTATATACAAAGTGAAACAGGAGATTGTTGCAGGTTATAATGATGGCCACTGGCATATTCAAAATGAAGGATATACTCCTTCTAACTGTTATAAATGGTTGAGGGGGTCCAAACCTGAGGTAGCATGGAGGAAGGTGATCTGGAACTCTTGGAGTCTCCCTAAGCATAAGTTTGTGGGGTGGCTCTGGGCACATGAAGCTCTTAACACTAACAGCAAGCTTATTATGTATGGGGTTGCTGCTGAGGATAAATGTTGGCTGTGTGGGCAGGCAGCTGAAACGCAAACACATCTAATTTTCAATTGTATGTTCTGCAGGAAACTGGTGCAAGTTCTGAACCAGTGCACTGGGCTCCATCCCTGTGACTGA
- the LOC141640261 gene encoding uncharacterized protein LOC141640261, with translation MVYDYNGTQERKDLWDKLYMFKRNIQGAWVICGDFNTVLVPAERLGGNSTVEEMEDFKACVDECEVADSPASGSFFTWCNKQDPATRVYSRLDRVLVNHQWLSDHPSVYAHFYCEGIFDHTPCVLQAFDDKDKKRRSFKYYNMWSQAENFKLCVQSNWKGNLVWHKDVYSDSTAQESEVPS, from the coding sequence ATGGTTTATGATTATAATGGGACCCAGGAGAGAAAGGATTTGTGGGACAAGTTGTATATGTTTAAAAGGAACATTCAGGGTGCATGGGTCATCTGTGGTGACTTTAACACAGTGCTGGTGCCTGCTGAGAGATTGGGAGGCAATAGTACTGTGGAGGAAATGGAAGACTTCAAGGCCTGTGTTGATGAATGTGAGGTAGCTGATAGCCCTGCTAGTGGGTCATTCTTTACTTGGTGTAATAAACAGGATCCAGCTACTAGGGTTTATAGTAGACTAGATAGAGTACTGGTCAATCATCAATGGCTCTCTGATCATCCTTCTGTCTATGCTCACTTCTACTGTGAAGGCATTTTTGATCATACCCCATGTGTACTTCAAGCCTTTGATGATAAAGATAAGAAAAGAAGAAGCTTTAAATATTACAACATGTGGAGTCAAGCTGAGAATTTCAAACTTTGTGTTCAGTCTAATTGGAAAGGTAATTTGGTTTGGCACAAAGATGTATATTCTGACTCGACAGCTCAAGAATCTGAAGTGCCATCTTAG